A genomic stretch from Antarcticibacterium flavum includes:
- a CDS encoding polyribonucleotide nucleotidyltransferase, with amino-acid sequence MIPKTFKEVIDLGDGRTITLETGKLAKQAHGSVVVQMGDAMLLCTVVSSYKESTMDFFPLTVDYREKFAAAGRYPGGFFKREARPSDGEVLTMRIVDRVLRPLFPSDYKTETQVMIQLMSHDEEVMPDALAGLAASAAIQLSDVPFECAISEARVGRVNGEFIINPSRSQLLESDLDMIIGASADSVMMVEGEMKEISEEEMAEAIKFAHEAIKEQIKAQERLVEAVGRKPVREYEPAKKDESIQQKIHDTAYQKIYDIAKGGHGKRERSEAFAAVKEEVLALFTEEELEENRDLIKSYFSKTEKEAVRELTLAEGLRLDGRKTDEIRPIWCEIDYLPSVHGSAIFTRGETQALATVTLGTSREANMIDMPTHQGEETFYLHYNFPPFSTGEAYPIRGTSRREIGHGNLAQRALKGMIPADNPYTVRIVSEVLESNGSSSMATVCAGTMAMMDAGIQMKKPVSGIAMGLISDGDRHAVLSDILGDEDHLGDMDFKVTGTTDGITACQMDIKVKGLPYEILVKALKQARAGRLHILEKLTEAIAQPNEGVKAHAPKIVTREIPQEFIGALIGPGGKVIQEMQKTSGTTIVINEVDEKGIVEILGTSQEGIDSVLAKIDSLLFKPEVGETYDVKVIKMLDFGAVVEFLVAPGNEVLLHVSELAWERTENVSDVVNMGDEFKVKYFGIDPKTRKQKVSRKALLPKPEGYQARPPRDNNDRGRDNRGSRDNRGRDDRGRDDRRSRDNRNND; translated from the coding sequence ATGATTCCAAAGACATTTAAAGAGGTTATCGATCTAGGCGATGGCAGGACCATCACCCTCGAAACCGGAAAATTGGCAAAACAAGCCCATGGCTCTGTTGTTGTTCAAATGGGAGACGCAATGCTCCTTTGTACAGTTGTTTCCTCTTACAAGGAAAGCACTATGGATTTCTTTCCATTAACTGTAGATTACCGTGAAAAATTTGCTGCGGCAGGACGTTACCCGGGCGGTTTCTTCAAGAGAGAAGCAAGGCCAAGTGACGGGGAAGTATTAACAATGAGGATCGTAGACAGGGTGCTACGTCCACTTTTCCCATCAGATTATAAGACAGAGACCCAGGTAATGATCCAGTTGATGTCTCATGATGAAGAGGTGATGCCGGATGCCCTTGCAGGATTGGCAGCATCTGCAGCTATACAGCTTTCAGATGTTCCTTTTGAGTGTGCTATTTCTGAAGCACGCGTTGGTAGGGTAAACGGTGAGTTCATCATCAACCCAAGCCGAAGCCAGCTATTGGAATCAGACCTTGATATGATCATTGGTGCCTCTGCAGACTCTGTAATGATGGTGGAAGGTGAGATGAAAGAGATTTCAGAAGAAGAAATGGCAGAAGCTATTAAATTTGCCCATGAAGCTATCAAAGAACAGATCAAAGCCCAGGAACGCCTCGTGGAAGCTGTTGGAAGAAAGCCGGTGAGAGAATATGAGCCTGCAAAGAAGGACGAATCCATTCAGCAAAAAATTCATGATACTGCTTATCAAAAGATCTATGATATTGCTAAGGGTGGACACGGAAAAAGAGAAAGAAGCGAAGCATTTGCAGCAGTAAAAGAAGAAGTACTTGCATTGTTTACTGAAGAAGAACTGGAAGAAAACAGGGATCTTATCAAATCTTATTTCAGCAAAACTGAAAAGGAGGCGGTAAGGGAACTTACCCTGGCTGAAGGTCTTAGACTGGACGGAAGAAAAACAGATGAAATTCGCCCAATATGGTGTGAGATAGATTATCTGCCATCTGTCCATGGTTCTGCGATCTTCACAAGAGGAGAAACCCAGGCGCTTGCAACAGTGACCCTTGGAACTTCCAGAGAAGCAAATATGATAGATATGCCAACCCACCAGGGCGAGGAAACTTTCTATCTACATTATAACTTCCCTCCATTCTCAACAGGGGAAGCATACCCAATTAGAGGGACTTCAAGACGTGAGATTGGTCACGGGAACCTTGCACAACGTGCACTAAAAGGAATGATCCCTGCAGACAATCCATATACTGTGAGAATAGTTTCTGAAGTATTGGAATCCAATGGATCTTCTTCTATGGCAACGGTTTGTGCCGGTACAATGGCAATGATGGACGCCGGGATCCAAATGAAGAAACCGGTATCCGGGATCGCAATGGGATTGATCTCTGATGGGGACCGCCACGCGGTATTATCAGATATTCTTGGAGATGAAGATCACCTTGGAGATATGGACTTTAAAGTAACCGGAACTACAGATGGAATTACTGCCTGCCAGATGGACATTAAAGTTAAAGGATTACCTTATGAGATCCTTGTAAAAGCCCTTAAACAGGCGCGTGCAGGAAGACTTCATATTTTAGAGAAACTTACAGAGGCAATTGCCCAGCCAAATGAAGGTGTGAAAGCTCACGCTCCAAAGATCGTTACCAGAGAGATCCCACAGGAATTCATTGGTGCGCTTATTGGACCAGGTGGAAAAGTGATCCAGGAAATGCAAAAAACTTCCGGGACCACTATCGTGATCAATGAGGTAGATGAAAAAGGAATTGTTGAGATCCTTGGAACGAGCCAGGAAGGTATTGACAGTGTTCTTGCAAAAATAGATTCTTTGCTATTTAAGCCTGAAGTTGGAGAAACCTATGATGTGAAAGTCATAAAGATGCTTGATTTTGGTGCTGTGGTAGAATTCCTTGTTGCCCCGGGTAATGAAGTATTGCTTCACGTATCTGAACTTGCGTGGGAACGTACAGAGAATGTAAGCGATGTGGTTAATATGGGAGATGAATTTAAAGTAAAATACTTTGGAATTGATCCTAAGACCCGTAAGCAAAAAGTTTCAAGAAAAGCGCTTTTACCTAAACCGGAAGGTTACCAGGCAAGGCCGCCAAGAGACAACAATGACCGTGGTCGTGATAACCGTGGTTCAAGAGACAACAGAGGCCGTGACGATAGAGGTCGTGATGACAGAAGGTCCAGAGACAACAGGAATAACGACTAA
- the rpsO gene encoding 30S ribosomal protein S15: protein MYLTQEQKQELFAKHGKGKDDTGSAEGQIALFTHRISHLSEHLKRNRKDFNTERSLVKLVGKRRSLLDYLMKKDILRYRAIVKELGLRK, encoded by the coding sequence ATGTATTTAACTCAGGAACAAAAACAGGAGCTTTTTGCAAAGCACGGTAAAGGAAAAGATGATACCGGAAGTGCAGAAGGACAAATCGCATTATTCACTCACCGTATCTCTCACCTATCAGAGCACTTAAAGAGAAACCGTAAGGATTTCAATACAGAGCGTTCATTAGTGAAGTTGGTAGGTAAAAGAAGAAGCCTGCTTGATTACTTGATGAAAAAGGATATTTTGAGATATCGTGCCATCGTAAAGGAATTAGGATTAAGAAAATAA
- the accD gene encoding acetyl-CoA carboxylase, carboxyltransferase subunit beta translates to MAWFKRTQKGIQTPTEEKKDVPKGLWYKSPTGKIVDAEQLEKNFYVSPEDGYHVRIGSNEYFKILFDNNQYKELDKNVSSKDPLNFEDTSKYTDRLKAAQEKTGLVDAVRTAVGKSKGKELVVACMDFAFIGGSMGSVVGEKIARAADYSLEHRIPLLIISKSGGARMMEAALSLMQLAKTSAKLAQLADEAIPYISLCTDPTTGGTTASFAMLGDINISEPGALIGFAGPRVVKDTTGQDLPKDFQTAEFLLEHGFLDFITPRSELKNKINLYLDLIQNEKIRA, encoded by the coding sequence ATGGCCTGGTTTAAAAGAACACAAAAAGGTATTCAAACGCCCACTGAAGAAAAAAAGGATGTGCCTAAAGGATTATGGTACAAATCCCCAACGGGTAAGATCGTAGATGCAGAGCAGCTGGAAAAGAATTTTTACGTAAGCCCCGAGGATGGTTACCACGTGAGAATAGGGAGTAACGAATATTTCAAGATCCTTTTTGATAACAACCAATATAAAGAACTGGATAAAAATGTAAGTTCTAAGGATCCTCTTAATTTTGAGGATACTTCAAAGTATACAGACAGGCTAAAAGCCGCCCAGGAGAAAACCGGCCTGGTAGATGCGGTAAGAACTGCTGTTGGAAAATCCAAAGGCAAGGAACTGGTAGTAGCATGTATGGACTTTGCTTTCATTGGAGGTTCCATGGGCTCTGTGGTAGGTGAAAAAATAGCCCGTGCGGCAGATTATTCCCTGGAACACAGGATACCTCTACTTATAATTTCCAAATCTGGTGGTGCCAGGATGATGGAAGCGGCACTTTCTTTAATGCAGCTTGCAAAGACCTCGGCCAAACTTGCACAACTGGCAGATGAGGCTATCCCTTACATTTCCCTTTGTACAGACCCTACCACTGGTGGAACCACGGCATCTTTCGCAATGCTTGGAGACATTAATATATCAGAGCCGGGAGCTCTTATAGGTTTTGCCGGGCCAAGAGTAGTTAAAGATACTACAGGACAGGACTTACCAAAGGATTTCCAGACTGCGGAGTTCCTTTTGGAACATGGATTCCTGGATTTCATAACCCCACGATCTGAACTTAAAAATAAGATCAATTTATATTTGGATCTTATTCAAAATGAGAAGATAAGGGCCTAA
- the ubiE gene encoding bifunctional demethylmenaquinone methyltransferase/2-methoxy-6-polyprenyl-1,4-benzoquinol methylase UbiE: MEKKVTPYKDSQLNKKEQVEQMFDKISGNYDGLNRVISFGIDVKWRKKVIEHVAATAPRTVLDIATGTGDLAISMANTSAKRIVGLDISEGMLEVGRKKIAAKNLSEKIEMVQADGEALPFEDNTFDAITVAFGVRNFEHLEKGLSEILRVLKPNGIFVVLETSVPTKFPFRQGYYFHTKVLLPIIGKLFSKDKVAYSYLSESAASFPYGKRFNNILKKIGFTNVEDKPQTFGVATIYTASKE; the protein is encoded by the coding sequence ATGGAAAAGAAAGTAACACCCTATAAAGATTCCCAACTCAATAAAAAGGAGCAGGTGGAACAAATGTTTGACAAGATCTCCGGAAATTATGACGGACTCAACAGGGTGATCTCTTTTGGGATTGATGTTAAGTGGCGTAAAAAAGTAATAGAACATGTTGCAGCTACTGCACCCAGGACTGTTCTGGATATTGCCACAGGCACCGGTGACCTTGCTATAAGCATGGCAAATACTTCAGCAAAAAGAATTGTAGGTCTGGATATTTCTGAGGGGATGCTGGAGGTAGGTCGAAAGAAGATAGCCGCAAAAAATCTTTCAGAAAAGATTGAGATGGTGCAGGCAGATGGTGAAGCCCTGCCCTTTGAAGATAATACCTTTGATGCCATAACAGTTGCCTTTGGGGTTCGTAATTTTGAACACCTGGAAAAAGGATTATCTGAAATCCTCAGGGTATTAAAACCAAACGGAATATTTGTAGTACTGGAAACATCTGTTCCAACGAAATTCCCCTTTCGCCAGGGGTATTATTTCCATACAAAAGTGCTGCTTCCCATTATAGGTAAACTCTTTTCCAAAGATAAAGTAGCTTACTCCTATCTTAGTGAAAGCGCTGCCTCCTTTCCCTATGGAAAGAGGTTCAACAATATTTTAAAGAAAATTGGGTTTACTAATGTGGAGGATAAGCCTCAAACTTTTGGTGTTGCGACCATTTATACAGCTTCTAAAGAATAG
- the porT gene encoding type IX secretion/gliding motility protein PorT/SprT: MKKYFVLTALLFCYFQGNAQLFSGERLLNQPDIDNKRWSWGYFLGFNTYDYNYTYKEYIASPSTGKDLITERGIGFNVGLIGNLKLGNNLDLRLEPGVSFNNAGVRPPYTSEIDEINNTHVHIPLLLKFSADRLNNFRPFVLGGVSTSLNLSSNENNPEAPIRMTTANYYYELGLGVDLYFFYFKLSPSLRGVFGINDELVAGTADFYNVKSMKTRGIFLNFTFQ; the protein is encoded by the coding sequence ATGAAAAAATATTTTGTCCTAACAGCTTTATTATTCTGTTATTTCCAGGGTAATGCCCAGCTTTTTTCCGGGGAACGCTTGTTAAATCAACCGGATATTGACAATAAAAGGTGGTCCTGGGGATATTTCCTGGGGTTCAATACTTATGATTATAATTACACCTATAAAGAATATATAGCCAGTCCTTCAACAGGAAAAGACCTTATCACGGAAAGAGGGATAGGATTTAATGTTGGCCTTATAGGTAATTTAAAACTGGGTAACAACCTTGACCTTAGACTGGAGCCTGGGGTAAGTTTCAACAATGCCGGGGTGAGGCCACCATATACTTCAGAAATTGATGAAATTAACAATACACACGTTCATATCCCGCTGTTGCTGAAATTTTCTGCGGACAGGCTAAATAATTTTCGCCCGTTTGTTTTAGGTGGGGTTTCTACCTCGCTCAATCTTTCCAGCAATGAGAACAATCCTGAAGCTCCTATTAGGATGACAACAGCCAATTATTATTACGAACTGGGGCTGGGAGTAGACCTCTACTTCTTCTATTTTAAACTCTCCCCCTCCCTTAGAGGTGTTTTTGGGATCAATGATGAGCTGGTGGCAGGCACTGCAGATTTCTATAATGTTAAGAGCATGAAGACCCGGGGCATCTTTCTTAACTTCACCTTTCAGTAA
- the fbaA gene encoding class II fructose-bisphosphate aldolase produces the protein MSHNIKPGVATGKEVQEIFKYAKEKGFALPAVNVIGSSSINAVLETAAQLNSPVIIQFSNGGAQFNAGKGLSNENQQAAIAGGVAGAKHIHELAKLYGATVILHTDHAAKKLLPWIDGLLDASEKHFEQTGKPLYSSHMIDLSEESLEENIDICKQYLKRMSKMGMTLEIELGITGGEEDGVDNTDVDDSKLYTQPEEVAYAYEELSKVSDQFTIAAAFGNVHGVYKPGNVKLTPKILKNSQEFVSEKYGLGPNHIDFVFHGGSGSTLEEIREGISYGVIKMNIDTDLQYAYLEGIRDYMGSKKDYLAAQIGNPDGPDSPNKKHYDPRVWVREGEKTFIARLKKAFEDLNNVNTL, from the coding sequence ATGAGTCATAATATAAAACCCGGTGTTGCCACAGGAAAAGAAGTACAGGAAATCTTTAAATATGCCAAGGAAAAAGGCTTTGCACTTCCCGCGGTAAATGTTATAGGTTCCAGTTCCATCAACGCAGTACTTGAGACAGCAGCACAATTGAATTCCCCGGTTATCATCCAGTTCTCAAATGGAGGAGCACAGTTCAATGCAGGTAAAGGCCTCTCCAATGAGAACCAGCAGGCGGCTATTGCCGGCGGGGTTGCAGGAGCAAAGCATATTCATGAACTTGCAAAATTATACGGGGCAACGGTGATCCTTCATACAGATCATGCTGCCAAAAAATTACTTCCCTGGATAGATGGCTTACTGGATGCAAGTGAAAAGCATTTTGAGCAAACAGGAAAACCTCTTTACAGCTCACATATGATAGATCTTTCTGAAGAATCTCTTGAAGAGAATATCGATATCTGCAAGCAGTACCTCAAGCGGATGAGCAAAATGGGAATGACCCTTGAAATTGAGTTGGGTATTACCGGGGGCGAGGAAGATGGAGTTGATAATACAGATGTTGACGATTCCAAACTTTATACCCAACCGGAGGAAGTTGCCTATGCTTATGAAGAATTGAGCAAGGTGAGTGACCAGTTCACAATTGCCGCTGCCTTTGGAAATGTTCACGGGGTGTACAAACCAGGGAATGTAAAACTTACACCAAAGATCCTTAAGAACTCCCAGGAATTTGTAAGTGAGAAATATGGATTGGGTCCCAACCATATTGACTTTGTTTTTCACGGAGGAAGCGGTTCAACCCTTGAGGAAATTAGGGAAGGGATTAGTTACGGGGTAATTAAAATGAATATAGATACAGACCTACAGTATGCATACCTGGAAGGAATAAGGGACTATATGGGAAGCAAAAAAGATTATCTTGCTGCTCAAATTGGAAATCCGGATGGACCAGATTCGCCAAACAAAAAACATTATGACCCAAGGGTATGGGTGCGTGAAGGGGAAAAGACCTTTATTGCCCGTTTAAAGAAAGCTTTTGAGGATCTTAATAACGTAAACACTTTATAA
- the tamL gene encoding translocation and assembly module lipoprotein TamL yields MKPLPAKISLFILTILFLASCNAVKRIESDELLLTDNTIYRNGEEVKENRIYNQLYQEPNTTLLGFPIQLHFYNLAKPQPDSVFLNWLHKNPNREQRLVNIYSRKQVDKMRESYINLNQWIKRAGEAPVIIDEELAKKSRNRLLSWYFNHGWFNAEIDYEIKPSEKEKRGEIDYFVTTYKPYIVDSIRRRIASPVIDSLYQAHEAESIITTNTQYRTLDFNEERDRLTQLFRNNGVYYFDQEYISFEADTVDTNHKVNATVIINNRQVTEGDYTTRVPFKIHKISEVNVFTDYSFANRNSPVTDSVQFNGYNIYSFDEMEFKPRAITDALFIRPGEIFRDLDRTRTYNRISSLRVFKYPTIEYTRDPADTTNTALIANIFLSPQQKYSLGFDFDISQSNIQDFGIGFGGSLLIRNVFGGAENFEISGRGSIGASSDAARGSSRDRFFNISEVGADIKLTFPRIFLPFDTESFIPKYMNPFTSLSLGVSTQNNIGLDKQNLNGILNYRWNPSRILSHRMDLLNIQYVRNLNTDNYFNVYRSSYNNLNEIIRSGNVVTSPEYLNEVGRLTIPEGAEGFIRDVTRDLPGTSGLSPAQEQEVRNIGERKNRLTENNLIFSSNFTYLRNNKQNLYDNDFSRFRFKIETAGNILSAVSSLAGMSRNEDGAYEVVGVNFSQYVKTEIDYIKHWDWGNKNIFAIRTFGGVAIPYGNANSIPFIRSFFGGGPNDNRAWQVYDLGPGSSGGRNEFNEANMKIALNAEYRFNLFGALNSAFFIDAGNIWNVLDIVEDEAATFTSFSDLKEIAVGTGTGLRYDFNFFVLRFDVGFKAYNPALPEEDRWFNNFNFNNAVYNVGINYPF; encoded by the coding sequence TTGAAACCCCTTCCTGCAAAAATATCGTTATTTATTTTAACCATCCTATTTTTAGCCTCCTGTAATGCCGTTAAACGAATTGAAAGCGATGAATTATTACTTACAGATAACACTATCTACAGGAACGGGGAAGAAGTAAAGGAAAACAGGATCTACAACCAGTTATATCAGGAGCCCAATACAACATTACTGGGTTTTCCCATACAGCTCCACTTTTACAACCTGGCCAAGCCACAACCTGATTCAGTTTTTTTAAATTGGTTGCACAAGAATCCTAACAGGGAACAACGCCTGGTGAATATCTATTCCCGCAAGCAGGTGGATAAAATGCGGGAATCTTATATCAACCTTAATCAATGGATAAAAAGAGCCGGGGAGGCGCCAGTGATCATTGATGAGGAACTGGCAAAAAAATCACGTAACCGGTTGCTGTCCTGGTATTTTAATCACGGCTGGTTCAATGCTGAGATTGATTACGAGATAAAACCTTCAGAAAAAGAAAAAAGAGGGGAAATCGATTATTTCGTAACCACCTATAAGCCTTATATAGTAGATTCCATACGCAGGCGAATTGCTTCCCCCGTTATAGATTCTCTTTATCAGGCGCACGAGGCAGAGTCAATAATCACGACAAACACCCAGTACCGTACCCTTGATTTTAATGAGGAACGGGACCGGCTCACCCAGCTTTTTAGGAACAACGGGGTGTACTATTTTGACCAGGAATATATTTCCTTTGAGGCAGATACCGTAGACACCAATCATAAGGTAAACGCTACCGTGATCATTAACAACAGGCAGGTAACAGAAGGGGATTACACCACCAGGGTCCCATTTAAGATCCATAAAATAAGCGAGGTAAATGTTTTTACAGATTATTCCTTCGCCAACCGCAACTCCCCGGTGACAGATAGTGTGCAGTTCAACGGCTACAACATCTATAGTTTCGATGAGATGGAATTCAAACCCCGGGCAATTACAGATGCTCTTTTTATAAGGCCGGGAGAGATCTTTCGCGACCTGGACAGGACCAGGACCTATAACAGGATAAGTTCCCTGCGGGTGTTTAAATATCCTACTATAGAATATACAAGGGATCCTGCAGATACTACAAATACCGCCCTTATCGCAAATATTTTTCTCTCACCACAGCAAAAATATTCCCTCGGTTTTGATTTTGACATTTCTCAAAGTAATATCCAGGATTTTGGGATTGGGTTTGGAGGAAGCCTTTTAATTAGGAATGTATTTGGTGGTGCTGAAAATTTTGAGATCTCCGGTAGGGGAAGTATTGGGGCATCATCTGATGCTGCCAGGGGAAGTTCCCGCGACAGGTTCTTCAATATATCTGAAGTGGGGGCAGATATAAAACTCACATTCCCACGCATCTTTCTTCCTTTTGATACAGAGAGTTTCATTCCAAAATACATGAACCCATTTACCTCCCTTAGCCTGGGGGTGAGCACACAGAATAATATTGGGCTTGACAAACAAAACCTAAACGGGATCCTGAATTACCGCTGGAACCCTTCCAGGATTTTATCCCACAGGATGGACCTGCTCAACATACAATATGTTAGGAATCTCAATACCGATAATTATTTTAATGTATACCGTAGCTCCTACAATAACCTGAATGAGATCATCCGTTCCGGGAACGTGGTTACCTCTCCGGAATATTTAAATGAGGTGGGAAGATTGACCATCCCGGAGGGGGCAGAGGGTTTCATTCGTGATGTCACCAGGGATCTACCAGGTACCTCCGGCCTTTCCCCTGCACAGGAACAGGAAGTGCGTAATATAGGAGAACGTAAAAATAGATTGACAGAGAACAACCTTATCTTCTCCTCCAACTTCACCTATTTACGCAATAACAAGCAAAATCTTTATGATAATGATTTTTCAAGGTTCAGGTTTAAGATCGAAACAGCAGGAAACATTCTCTCTGCAGTTTCCTCCTTAGCAGGGATGAGCAGGAATGAAGATGGAGCCTATGAAGTGGTGGGAGTAAACTTTTCACAATATGTGAAAACCGAAATAGATTATATAAAACATTGGGACTGGGGAAATAAGAACATTTTTGCCATACGCACATTTGGAGGTGTTGCTATTCCCTATGGCAATGCCAACAGCATTCCATTTATACGCAGTTTCTTTGGTGGCGGCCCCAATGACAACAGGGCGTGGCAGGTTTACGACCTGGGGCCGGGAAGCAGCGGCGGTAGAAATGAATTCAATGAGGCCAATATGAAAATAGCCCTGAATGCCGAGTACAGGTTCAACCTCTTCGGCGCCTTGAATTCTGCTTTTTTCATAGATGCGGGAAATATCTGGAATGTCCTGGATATAGTGGAAGATGAGGCTGCTACTTTCACTTCATTTTCAGATCTAAAGGAAATAGCAGTAGGTACGGGTACCGGTCTTCGATATGATTTTAATTTCTTTGTCCTGCGCTTTGACGTGGGTTTCAAAGCATACAACCCCGCACTCCCAGAGGAAGACAGGTGGTTTAACAACTTTAATTTCAATAATGCCGTATATAACGTTGGGATCAATTACCCCTTCTAA
- the trkA gene encoding Trk system potassium transporter TrkA, with the protein MKIIIAGAGEVGFHLAKLLSFESQDITLIDNNRDNLIYADTHLDIRTIKGDATSIAILKDAHVKHVDLVIGVTSSESTNITVCVLAKQLGAKRTIARISNTEFLENKDEIGFKQFGIDELISPEALAAREIALLLNQSAFNDSYEFEDGALTMIGLDLSRTATFVGKTVKEAARIFPKLHFVPIAIQRFGTQYTLIPRGDTQFKEGDQVYFITVSSGVEELYKLTGKVKHTIKNIMILGGSKIGKKTARDLCRNNFNVKLIESNREKAFDLADELPQTLVINSDGRNVELLEEENIHDMDAFIAVTGNSETNIMSCLVAKSKSVKKTIALVENMDYFQLSHSIGIDTLINKKLLAANNIFRYIRKGEVVAMTKLNNMNAELLEFIVKPTSQVTNKKIKDLDFPRSAIIGGIIRNGEGLIALGDFMIRAGDRIVVCCLPRSINKVERLFL; encoded by the coding sequence ATGAAGATAATAATCGCCGGTGCTGGTGAAGTTGGCTTTCATTTGGCTAAATTACTTTCCTTTGAATCACAGGATATAACCTTAATAGACAATAACCGGGATAATCTAATTTATGCAGATACCCACCTGGATATTCGTACTATTAAAGGGGATGCAACTTCTATTGCAATCCTTAAGGATGCCCATGTGAAGCATGTGGATCTGGTTATTGGGGTCACCTCCAGTGAATCCACCAATATTACAGTTTGTGTACTAGCCAAACAACTGGGAGCAAAGAGGACCATCGCGCGTATTTCTAATACAGAATTTCTTGAAAATAAGGATGAGATAGGTTTTAAGCAGTTTGGAATTGACGAGTTGATCTCTCCTGAAGCCCTGGCAGCAAGGGAAATTGCCCTGCTCCTTAACCAGTCTGCCTTTAATGACAGTTATGAATTTGAGGATGGGGCGCTCACAATGATTGGATTGGATCTTTCAAGAACAGCAACCTTCGTGGGGAAAACGGTAAAAGAGGCTGCGAGGATCTTCCCGAAGTTGCATTTTGTACCCATAGCCATCCAAAGGTTTGGGACCCAATATACCCTCATACCTCGTGGGGATACCCAATTCAAGGAGGGGGACCAGGTTTATTTCATCACCGTGAGCAGTGGGGTGGAAGAGCTTTATAAACTTACCGGAAAAGTAAAACACACCATAAAGAATATTATGATCCTGGGGGGAAGCAAAATTGGTAAAAAAACAGCTCGCGACCTTTGCAGGAATAATTTCAATGTAAAACTTATTGAAAGTAACAGGGAGAAAGCCTTTGATCTAGCTGATGAGTTACCGCAAACCCTGGTAATAAATAGTGATGGCCGAAATGTAGAGCTGCTTGAAGAGGAGAATATACACGATATGGATGCATTCATTGCTGTTACCGGTAATTCTGAAACAAACATAATGTCCTGCCTGGTAGCCAAGTCCAAGAGTGTAAAAAAAACTATCGCCCTGGTGGAGAATATGGATTACTTTCAATTAAGCCATTCCATAGGAATTGATACGCTTATCAATAAAAAACTGCTGGCTGCCAATAATATCTTCAGGTATATAAGAAAGGGAGAGGTGGTTGCGATGACCAAGCTCAATAATATGAATGCAGAGTTGCTGGAGTTTATTGTTAAACCAACTTCGCAGGTTACCAATAAGAAGATAAAAGATCTGGATTTTCCCCGGTCGGCTATTATTGGAGGTATTATCAGGAATGGAGAGGGTTTAATAGCCCTGGGGGATTTTATGATAAGGGCAGGGGACCGGATTGTGGTTTGTTGCCTGCCGCGTTCTATAAATAAAGTTGAAAGACTTTTTCTCTAA
- a CDS encoding TrmH family RNA methyltransferase, translating to MVSKSQIKLITSLEQKKYRTKNGLFIVEGKKGIQEFLNSTFELETLFTIEDSFNAPASKTLMVKEEELKKISRLHSSQTALALFKIPEETLPELSGLTVALDGVRDPGNLGTIIRLCDWFGVKELLCSGDTVDCYNPKVVQASMGSLTRVKLHYHDLQEVVNNNTQLPVMGTFLEGENVYTATLPASGIIILGNEANGISTTVEELVTQKLTIPQFGAEENTESLNVATATAILLSEFRRQENY from the coding sequence ATGGTTAGTAAAAGCCAAATTAAGTTAATAACCAGTCTTGAGCAAAAAAAATACCGTACTAAGAATGGCCTTTTTATAGTAGAGGGGAAGAAGGGTATACAGGAATTTTTGAACTCAACTTTTGAACTGGAAACTCTATTTACAATTGAAGATAGTTTCAATGCCCCTGCTTCAAAAACCCTTATGGTTAAAGAGGAAGAACTAAAAAAAATAAGCCGACTTCATAGCTCTCAAACTGCACTTGCACTCTTCAAAATTCCGGAAGAAACCCTGCCGGAACTTTCAGGTTTAACCGTAGCCCTTGATGGCGTTCGTGATCCCGGGAATTTGGGTACAATAATAAGGTTATGCGATTGGTTTGGGGTGAAAGAATTGCTATGTTCGGGGGATACGGTAGATTGTTACAATCCTAAAGTGGTCCAGGCAAGTATGGGAAGCCTCACAAGGGTAAAATTGCATTATCACGATTTGCAGGAGGTGGTCAATAATAACACACAGTTACCTGTGATGGGTACTTTTCTTGAAGGAGAAAATGTTTATACCGCTACCCTTCCGGCTTCAGGAATAATTATTCTTGGTAACGAGGCAAATGGAATATCCACAACCGTGGAGGAGCTGGTAACCCAAAAACTAACTATTCCCCAGTTTGGAGCGGAAGAAAATACAGAAAGTCTTAATGTGGCCACTGCCACTGCTATACTTTTAAGCGAATTTCGCCGGCAGGAAAATTACTGA